In a genomic window of Helianthus annuus cultivar XRQ/B chromosome 10, HanXRQr2.0-SUNRISE, whole genome shotgun sequence:
- the LOC110881280 gene encoding uncharacterized protein LOC110881280, whose translation MGKKTVAECNDLFESFAHSDMDYSTTSRTSIPVRTTSAGRGVNQVSLDSSVAAAVERVKEELRQEMRQELSEIKKKVDMCEVCRGGHDTIDCPTITLEQVEYIAGQSRGPTNSFNNSNSNWRGSGNSSGYRSSGNPPGFPSGQYQSRGPGIYTNSGSGQFSGSGSSGQFMSGGPTQESQGSGKAPEVSTNRLEEMFAQMMTRTDAFMKNQEQTNKNNELQFKNQQAALLDLQRTVGGLAKQLQEHPLGQFSGNTFMNPVNQSAKAITTRSGKSLGEVVREREVEEVEEEVDEEIEMEAPGKLKINLPFIEALQSMPKYAKFLKDLLKRKERIGELSNIPLTGGCSAVVLNKLPEKLTDPSTFTIPCFFGGAVTPAHALAEGPASI comes from the exons ATGGGAAAGAAGACAGTGGCGGAGTGCAATGATCTTTTTGAGAGTTTTGCCCACTCCGATATGGACTACAGTACTACCAGCAGGACTTCCATTCCTGTGCGTACCACCTCGGCCGGTCGAGGGGTAAACCAAGTTAGCTTGGATTCATCGGTAGCTGCTGCAGTCGAGAGAGTGAAGGAGGAGCTGAGGCAAGAGATGAGGCAGGAGTTGAGTGAGATAAAGAAGAAAGTCGATATGTGTGAGGTTTGTCGAGGAGGACATGATACTATAGATTGTCCTACGATCACTCTTGAGCAGGTAGAGTACATAGCCGGTCAGTCTAGGGGTCCCACGAATTCGTTCAATAATTCTAATTCCAACTGGCGCGGTAGTGGTAATTCGAGTGGTTATCGTTCGTCTGGAAATCCTCCTGGATTTCCATCTGGTCAGTATCAGAGTAGAGGGCCCGGTATTTACACGAATTCTGGTTCAGGGCAGTTTAGTGGGTCAGGTTCGAGTGGTCAGTTTATGAGTGGAGGACCGACTCAGGAGAGTCAGGGTAGTGGGAAGGCTCCTGAGGTTAGTACGAACAGGTTGGAGGAGATGTTTGCCCAGATGATGACGCGGACCGATGCGTTCATGAAAAATCAGGAGCAGACTAACAAAAATAACGAGCTCCAGTTCAAGAATCAGCAGGCCGCCCTCCTCGATCTTCAGAGGACAGTAGGCGGGCTTGCTAAACAGTTGCAGGAGCACCCGCTGGGTCAGTTTTCGGGAAACACTTTCATGAATCCCGTAAATCAGTCAGCGAAGGCGATTACGACCCGTAGTGGGAAGAGTTTGGGAGAGGTTGTGAGAGAAAGAGAAGTTGAAGAAGTAGAGGAGGAGGTCGATGAGGAGATCgagatggaggctccaggcaag TTAAAGATCAATCTTCCGTTCATCGAGGCGCTTCAGTCTATGCCTAAATACGCGAAATTCCTCAAAGATCTTTTGAAGCGTAAGGAGAGAATCGGTGAGCTTTCGAATATTCCATTGACAGGAGGTTGTTCCGCGGTAGTCTTGAATAAGCTACCAGAGAAGTTGACCGACCCTAGCACATTCACGATTCCATGTTTCTTTGGGGGGGCCGTTACCCCTGCTCACGCCTTAGCCGAGGGGCCAGCATCAATCTGA